One Anastrepha obliqua isolate idAnaObli1 chromosome 6, idAnaObli1_1.0, whole genome shotgun sequence DNA window includes the following coding sequences:
- the LOC129250399 gene encoding putative nuclease HARBI1: MRWRITKHKEGVSFQHGTKYPFAPFQRLKICSFYNKFGIKGVIGVIECTHVATLSPQSLIAAVVPHEYMNRKRYYSINVEAICHDELIFQNVHARFPGLCHDSGIWTTSPVGIKLIREHILGAYKWLLGDSGYPLEPWLLTQIATPTSASEKMFNKTHIKAKNTIERASVSKERVLRYPHKNATAIIYTCAMFHNMLQKRGIFTDEAMLPEDPSNDENREP; this comes from the exons ATGCGGTGGAGAATTACAAAGCATAAAGAGGGGGTAAGTTTCCAACATGGTACAAAATATCCATTTGCACCATTTCAACGGCTAAAAATTTGCagtttttataacaaattcGGAATAAAAGGCGTCATAGGTGTTATTGAATGCACACATGTTGCAACACTTTCCCCGCAATCTTTAATCGCTGCAGTAGTGCCCCATGAGTATATGAATCGCAAGCGATACTACAGCATTAATGTTGAAGCC ATTTGCCACGACgaactcatttttcaaaatgtccATGCACGATTCCCAGGATTATGTCATGACTCCGGTATATGGACAACCTCGCCGGTGGGAATCAAACTCATCAGGGAACACATTTTGGGAGCATATAAATGGCTTTTAGGCGATTCTGGTTATCCTTTGGAGCCATGGCTTCTTACGCAAATAGCAACACCTACTTCCGCTAGCGAAAAGATGTTCAATAAAACACATATAAAAGCAAAGAACACAATTGAGCGTGCCTCTGTATCCAAAGAGCGCGTTCTCAGATATCCGCACAAAAATGCTACAGCTATCATCTATACATGCGCAATGTTCCACAATATGCTGCAAAAACGTGGCATATTCACTGATGAGGCCATGCTACCAGAAGACCCATCGAATGATGAAAATAGAGAACCATAA